GTTCGGTGGACGCGGTAAGCAACAGGTTTTGGTGTTGCCTATTGCCTCGGGATTTAAAACTACAGAACGGGCAGGGCATTAATTTTTGCGACGGTATTTAATTACTTGCTAGACAAGCAATTTTTTTACTCACTGGCGCGCGGCTGTGTGATCCGTAAGCTGCTGATTACAGCGGCAACTGTGGCGAGCGTTCCCGCCAGTAGCAACGAGATATGCGTTCCATTCGTTTCGAAGAGATTAAACATCAACGCTACCAGCGCAGCACCGGAGCTTTGTCCCAGCAGACGCGCGGTACCCAGCATGCCACTGGCACCGCCGCTGCGCTGGCGTGGTGCGGCGGTGATAATCGTGTGGTTGTTGGGTGACTGAAACAGGCCGAAACCCGCACCGCATAATGCCATTCGCCAGATGATATCGATATCTGCCGGTGCAGAGGGAAGCAGCGCTAGCGCAAATAACCCGCCCGCCATCATGACCATTCCCAACCCACCCAGAAGCCCGGCATGAACACGCTCAATCAGATAGCCTGCCAGCGGAGCCATTACCATTGTCGCCAGCGGCCAGGGCGTTAACAGCAAACCCGTTTCCACTTCACTGCGCCCAAGCACCGTCTGCAAAAAGAAGGGCAGGGAAACCAGTGCCAACATCTGCGCACAAAATGAACACACAGAGGTACCAATCGACAGAGAGAAAAGCGGGATCCGCAGTAAATCTACAGGTAATAAAGGCACGGGTAATTTCAACTGCCGGTGAACAAAATGCGAGCCGATGAACAACAATGCGACCAATTCCACCAACACTAACGTTGTGGATTGCCCCTGAGCGAAGCTGCTAAGGGCCGTGATTAGCAGACCAAATGTCAGTGCATTCATCACCGCGCTGGGCAGGTCGAATTTGGGTTTTGCACTGCGTGTCGCATTGGGCGGCAAAAATTTTATTGCCAACAGCAAGGCGAGAATACCCAGAGGCACATTGATCAGGAATAACCATTGCCACGAAGCAACAGAAAGAATGGCCGCTGCAATGGTCGGTCCTGCTGCGGACGAGACGGCGACAACAAATGAGTTAATGCCCATGCCGCGCCCCAGGCTTCGATGGGGATAAATCAGCCGAATGAGTGCAGTATTAACGCTCATCAGCGCTGCACCGCCAAAGCCCTGCGCGACACGCGCCAACGTTAAGGTCAATAACGAGTCGGAAAGCGCGCAAAGTAACGAGGTAAGTGTAAAAAGCACCAGGCCGTATTGATAAACCCGGCGATAACCAAACATATCGCCAAGGAATGAAAGGGTCAGTAGTGAAACGACGATTGCAATTTGATAGGCATTAACAATCCAGATTGAACTGGCAGCGGAAGCATCCAGATCCCTTGCTATGGTCGGTAGAGCAACGTTAGCAATTGCGCCGTCCAGCACGGCCATGGCGATGCCAATGATAATTGTCAGAATTGCGCCGTAACGCTGCGGAATGGGCAGGCCATCAAGGGAAGATTTATCCATGGAAATTTCAGGGCTAATGTCACAAAGTTATTTGTATAATGATTCTATCATTGGCATTCCGGTTTTATGTCGCAGATTTGTAACGAAGTTGACAAACGCGCATTGCGGTGACCGGATGACGAATTTATAATAAAAACCGATTCTGAATTTTATAAAACACAGGCGATGAGGTGATTAATGGCAATCGCAGATTTGGACAAGCAGCCAGATTCTGTCTCTTCTGTATTGAAGGTATTTGGCATTCTGCAGGCGCTCGGAGAAGAGCGTGAAATCGGCATCACCGAGCTTTCGCAGCGTGTGATGATGTCGAAAAGCACCGTTTATCGCTTTTTGCAAACCATGAAATCACTAGGTTATGTCGCGCAGGAAGGGGAGTCTGAAAAATATTCCCTGACGCTGAAGCTTTTTGAGCTTGGCGCGCGTGCATTGCAAAACGTTGATTTGATCCGCAGCGCGGATATCCAAATGCGTGAGCTTTCTCGTCTGACGAAAGAGACCATCCACCTGGGTGCGCTGGATGAAGACAGTATTGTCTACATCCATAAAATTGATTCCATGTACAATCTGCGCATGTATTCGCGTATTGGTCGCCGTAACCCGCTGTACAGTACCGCAATTGGTAAAGTCCTGTTGGCCTGGCGCGATCGTGAAGAAGTGAAGCAGATTCTTGAAGGTGTTGAGTATAAGCGCAGCACTGAGCGTACTATCACCAGTACCGAAGATCTGTTGCCGATGCTGGATATTGTGCGTCAGCAGGGTTATGGCGAAGACAACGAAGAGCAGGAAGAGGGCTTGCGCTGTATTGGCGTACCGGTGTTTGACCGTTTCGGTGTTGTGATCGCAGGTTTAAGTATTTCGTTCCCGACATTGCGCTTTTCAGAAGAACGTCTGCATGAGTACGTTGAAATGTTGCACAATGCCGCGCGGAAAATTTCCGAACAGATGGGTTATAACGACTATCCGTTCTGAATGAAGACAAAAAAAGTCGCCTGAAAAGGCGGCTTTTTCTTGTGCAAACGGTTAGCCATGATCGACTACGGTATCGCTTTTACGCAACAGCGGGCAGTTTGCCAGACCAAAAAAACCATTACTGGAATGCACATATTGTGCGGTGCTGGTGCCTCGTGCAGTAGCATATTTACATTTCAAACCCAGCCCAGCCGCGTTTTCCGTACTGTTAATCAGTACCCCGTAACCGCTCAGCAAGAGCCCAATCCACAGCAGCGCCAGAATGATAACGCTTCGTATGAGTGTACGCATATTTGCTCCTTGCACATCGGTAGACTGTATCATAAGGCTACGGTATTTACCTGGTGAAACAAGTCCAGCATTCCTAAAAATACCGAAAGGAGATACAGTTAGTCGCGGTTTAAGGAAGCCATGATAACCTGGTTACACCTTGCAACGTATCGGAGAGTGGAGTGAGAAAATATAGATGGCTGATTCTGGCTGCCGTATTGGTGGTCTGCCTGCTGCTCTGGACTCAAATGCTTAACGTAATGTGTGATCAAGATGTACAATTCTTCAGCGGCATCTGCGTCATCAATAAATTCATCCCCTGGTAATGGCATTTTTTCAGTGAGAGATTTCCTTCCTTGACGTCAGTGGTAGAATGCCGCGTCTATATAGAGGTGGTGAAATGAACGAAGTATTAAATTCAGGCGCGATCAACCTTGCGTCTATAGTCCTTTCTTTGGTGGTTCTGCTCGTCGGTCTGGTTTTGTGGTTCTTTATCAATCGCGCCAGTTCACGCACGAATGAACAAATCGAGTTACTCGAAGCTCTGCTGGATCAGCAAAAACGACAAAATGCTTTGCTGCGTCGCTTGTGCGAGTCAAATGAACCTGAAAAGGACGAAGCGGTTGAGCCAGTAAAAGTGAAAGAAAAAGGCGATGATGATTTCATTCGCCTGGTCGCCGAGCGCTAGTTTGCCTGGGAGTGCGAGATGGTGTGGAAAAACCCCTGGTATGATTCTGCAATCTCGCACCACACGCCGGAAGGTTTTAACAACTCGGCATCTGCCGCCCATCAACTTGGAGATGTTAAGCGCTGGCGAAAAGAGCGCAAAGCCGCCGGGCTTCCCAGACCACCCTCCGGCGGTTACTCAGCATTTATCGAACAGTGGTGGCAAAAAGCCGATATTGTTGGTGAGGACGATGGCCTCTGGTGGTTAGGCCATGCCTGTATGCTCTTGCGCCTGCAGGGCCAATATCTACTCACAGATCCCGTCTTTTCTCGTCGTGCTTCGCCTGTAAGTTTTGCTGGTCCACAACGTCGGACACCGCCAGCGCTCACGATTGCCGACATTTCGCAGCTTGACGCGATTCTTATTTCTCACAACCACTACGATCACCTCGATGCATGGACGGTGCGTGCGCTGCTTCGTCGCTTTCCGAATGTGCATTTCTTTGCCCCCCTGGGGTTGGGCAATTGGCTTCGCCGCCGCGGTGCGCAGCATGTTACTGAGTTAGACTGGTGGCAAAGTTTTATCTTTCAGGGAATGACCTACACCGCGGTGCCTGCACAACATTGGAGCATGCGCACATTATGGGATCGCAATCGCTCATTGTGGTGCGGCTGGGTTATTGAATCATCAACGCAGCGTTTTTGGTTTGCCGGTGATACAGGTTACACGCCAGAATTACTCACCATTCCTCAACGGTTAGGTCAACTGGATACTATCGCGTTGCCAATTGGCGCTTATGCGCCGCGCTGGTTTATGGCGATGAACCATATGGATCCACAAAACGCTGTTACGCTATGGCAGCAACTGGGAGCACCACTTGCTGTTCCCATTCATTGGGGAGTTTTTGAGCTGGCGGATGAATCGCTTGATGAACCCGTAAAAGAGCTACAGGGGGTGCTAAGCGAAACGGCTGCGGACAATGATAACTTTCGGATCTTAAAAATTGGCCAGTATTTACCCCTTTGTTAATTCAGACTGCCCGCCAAAAAGATGAGTTCTTTTATAATCATGTTGTTTTATTTTTATCGAAACGTTTTCTTTGCCTTTTTATGAGGCAGTGTCATCATAATTTCATTATTTTGGTGCACAACTTTGCTTATTTGCACAAGAAATATCCATAGCGGTTTGAGGTAATAGTTTCTCTGGTGCGTATATTTGTTTAAGAATCTTCCTGGTCTATGAAAAAAGCATAAGTATGCGCAAAAAGTTCTTACGATATACGCTATATGCATAGCGCGGAGGGAACTGACATGGAGCAACGGAACTTATTGAGCTATAGTGATAAATTCGCTTCTTTGAGTATTGCTTTTAGTGTTCAGGGCGGCTGTTATAGCGTTCAACGTTATGCATAATCGTGCACAACAAGTCTTGATGACTATAGAATTTGTGCGACGGATCCAGACATGTTTAAAAATGGCTTGCCATAATTTACGTATTATGTGATAACACGTTTTGGGTCAATCGAGGTACAGTTCTGTTTATGTGTGGCATTTTCAGTAAAGAAGTCCTGAGTAAACACGTTTCGTTGAATACAGCTTCTCTGCCGAACCTTATATTAGTGCCTCAAGCAGTAATGTCTCAGTTTTCTCAGTCAATGCCTGCGGGCGAAGTATATACATTAAGGAATTTTGCAAATGGCAAAGATTAAAGGTCAAGTTAAGTGGTTCAACGAGTCTAAAGGTTTTGGTTTCATTACTCCGGCTGATGGCAGCAAAGATGTATTCGTACACTTCTCTGCAATCCAGGGTAACGGCTTCAAAACTCTGGCCGAAGGCCAGAACGTTGAGTTTGAAATTCAGGACGGCCAGAAAGGCCCGGCTGCAGTTAACGTAACTGCTATCTGATTTCGACACCCCTGAGCTTGAAGCGCATGTAGCGCATCAATGTCAGACATAAAGCCTCGCCTTAGTGCGGGGCTTTTTAATTTCCACGGCATAACAAATGGCGGTACACTTTCGCCCTTTAAGAACGCCCCGGAGTTTTTATGGCCTTCAGTTGCCCGCTCTGCCACGAACCTTTGCACCGTCGAGATAAATCCTTCTTTTGCGCGCAGCGGCATCAGTTTGATGTTGCGAAAGAGGGTTATGTTAATCTTTTGCCCGTTCAGCATAAACGCTCAAAAGATCCTGGTGACAGTGCGGAGATGATGCAAGCGCGTCGCGCTTTTCTGGATGCGGGGCATTACCAGCCATTACGTGATGCAATTGGTGACATTTTGTATGCGCGGCTAACGCCGTTGGCCGATGCGGTGCTGGATATTGGCTGTGGGGAAGGGTATTACACCCAGTCATTCGCCGCGATTGCACAGCAACATGGTGCACAAATGCTAGGGCTGGATGTTTCAAAAGCGGCTATCCGTGCGGCGGCGAAGCGCTATTCGGCGATCATGTTCTGTGTTGCATCCAGCCATCGCTTACCTTTTGAAGATGGCTGCATTGACGGTCTGGTGCGTATCTATGCACCCTGCAAAGCGCAAGAACTGGCGCGTGTAATGAAACCAGAAGGTATTGTCATCACCGCATCGCCAGGACCGCGACATCTAATGGAATTAAAGGGGCTTATTTATGATGAGGTGCATCTGCATGCGGAAAACAGCGGCGATATCGCAGGGTTCAGACTGCTGGAACAGCATTCACTCTCTTATGAGATGACATTGACGGGCCAGCAAGCCGTTGCGTTATTGCAAATGACGCCTTTTGCCTGGCGGGCAAAACCAGAAGTGTGGGAAAAGTTAGCGGCAATGGAGCAATTCCATTGCCAGACTGATTTTACAATTCACTGCTTACAGCGGGAAAGCTAAGCGGCAAAGTGGCTCCACAAGATCTGCGCGCCAATGCCAATCAGTACGATCCCACCGAGGATTTCGGCGCGCTTTCCAAGCATGGGGCCAATAAAGCGGCCAATCATGATTCCTACCGTGGACATAATAAAAGTGGTGCAGCCAATCGCCAGTGCGGTCGCCACAATATTCACTTGTAGAAAAGCGAGGCCAACACCCACGGCCATCGCGTCGAGGCTGGTAGCAATTGCGGTGGTCACCAGCAACCAGAACCCATGGCGATGCGGTGTTTCCGCTTCACCGTCGTCATCGCCGCGTATTCCCTCAAGCACCATTCGGCCACCGAGAAACACCAGCAGCACAAACGCTATCCAGTGATTCCATTCCAGGACAAATTTCGTGGCCAGCAACCCCAGCCCCCAGCCAATCAGCGGCGTCAGGGTTTCAATCACGCCAAAGATAAGACCGGTGCGCAATGCTTCAGAAAATTTTGGTTTATGTAAGGTGGCGCCCTTACCGATAGAAGCAGCAAAAGCATCCATCGACATGCCAAAAGCGAGGAGAAGAGTGGCAGATAAATTCATGTGAGCGTCCTGACCGGGAGTTCCATATAACACATCTCTGCCCCCAGTAAACAGCAGTTGATGTGCCAATGGTCTCGCCCGACTGATGGCTTCAGTCCGTACGTGCCACGTTTTGCAACGAGTATGTTGACACGTACATTTCCAAGTGGTGGAAATCGGCTACTCCCCAACGACGGACGCACATTAACATATTTTGAGAATATAAAACAACAACAGCAATATATAATGTCGTTTACTTATCGATAACGATTAACATTTAGATTTATTGGTGAAAATTACGTTAATAAATATAAGTGCATCAGCCCACCAATATAGCAAAGGCTATAAGTCTGATGATTATTTACGCAGAGCAATTTCCGCGTTTTAAAATCCTAACTTACTGACTTTTAAGTAAAACTGCAGATATCTTCTCCAGGTCGTCGATATTTCGTACGCGAATAAGCAAACGTCGTTGTTCTAATTGCATTACTAACACACCATCTTCCGATAAATTCATCTCTTTTATACGGCTATATTCAATCCACGCATTAGCAAAGAAAAAACCACGCATTTTAAAGATGATTTTGGGGGCGCGGATCCAGAATAGATAAATGCCCAGCAAAGCCAGTGCAAATAATAACCACATGGTTAATGATGAACCGCCATTGGCGGTGTTGTTATAGATGAGGATCACCAGTAAGCCGACAAAAATAGCCCCATCGGTACGGCTTCTGCGTAACAGGGGAACCGCCAGCAGCGTAGTACCCATGCGGCGCGGCATGATGAACTCATCATAGATGGCGAAAGCTAGCAGGGCGGCGATAAACAGTACCAATACGATATCCGTAATCGTCATTGTTTCTCCTTACATAAAAAAACCGGGGGCAAGCCCCCGGTTATCACATCACATATTAAAGACCCAGAAGACCAATGGCGTAACCTACAATCCCGATAACGAAGAAGCCAACGATGATCCACAGCGGGTTAACTTTCTTACGCAGCAACCACATGCAGGCGAAAGTCAGCAGCAGCGGCACCAGGCCCGGCATTAACTGATCGAGAATGGTTTGCACGGTCGTGACGTTAGTTTTACCGGTCTGATCGGTAATTTCTGATACCACGAGTGGAATGTTCACGTGCGTCCATTTGTTAACCAGCGCACCCATCACAAACAGGCCGAGAATTGACGCCCCCTCGGTCAGTTTTTGCAGGAAACCACCGCCCATATCTTTAACAATATCAATACCTTTACGGTAGCCGTACGCGACGCCGTAATAACGTGTCACCAGGCGGACGATATTGAATAAGAAGAAGAACAGCAATGGCCCGAGCAGGCTACCGCTCATGGCAATACCCGCCCCTAGCGCTGCAAATACCGGGCGCACCGTACCCCAGAAAATCGGGTCGCCAACGCCCGCCAGCGGTCCCATCAGACCAACTTTGATACCGTTAATCGCACCATCATCAATCTCTGCGCCGTTTGCACGCTGCTCTTCCATCGCCAGCGTAACGCCCAGTACCGGCGCTGCGACGTATGGATGGGTGTTAAAGAACTCCAGATGACGTTTAATGGCCTGACGACGCGCTTCGTTGTTTTCCGGATACAGGCGTTTGATCGCCGGCACCATCGAGAAGCAGAAGCCCAATGCTTGCATACGTTCGAAGTTCCATGATCCCTGGAACAGGTTAGAACGCAGGAACACGCCACGAATGTCACTCTGGGTGAGTTTTTTCTCAGTCGGAGTTTTTGTCATATCAACCATGTCGTTCACCTGTTAATCCAGTTCGTTATCAAGATCGTTAGAACCCGCAGCCGGAGCAGCGCCGCCTGCTGAACGGTTATATTTCGGGCTGAGCTGAATGTAGAGAATCGCCATAACTGCACCGATAACACCCAGCGAGACGAGGTTGAAATTGGTGAATGCCGCCGTCACGAAGCCGAGGTAGAAGAACGGCATCAGGTAGCCTGCGCGCATCATATTGATGACCATTGCATAACCTACCACCACGATCATACCACCGGCGATATTCAGACCGCTGGTCACTACTTCAGGAATGGCGTTCAGCATGCTCTGAACTTCACTGGTACCGACGGAGATAGCGACAATGACCGCCGGGATAGCGATACGCATAGCTTGCAGGAACAGGGAAGAGACGTGGATCCAGGAAAGTGCCGTCAGGTTGCCGGTTTCGGCTGCCTTATCCGCGGCATGCTGGAAGCCGACGGTAATGGTACGAACAATAATGGTCAGAACCTGGCCGGCCGCCGCCAGAGGAATGGCCAGTGCAATACCGGCACCGATGCTCTGATGACCGCCAATGACCAGAATGGTCGAGATAATCGACGCCAGCGCCGCATCGGGTGCGACCGCCGCACCGATGTTCATCCAGCCCAGAGCAATCATTTCCAGCGTACCGCCGATAATGATACCGGTTTTCATATCACCCAGAACGATGCCCACTAGCGTACATGCCACCAACGGACGGTGGAACTGGAATTCATCGAGTATCGACTCCATACCGGCAATACATGCGACGACGAACACCAGCACAATCTGAAGAGTGGTAATCTCCATTGTACTTCTCCTATAGCTAAATCAGACGTAAGTGTGAAAACTGAGTCAATCAGGCCGCCGCGGTTATTTCGCCACTTTGCTGATTAAATCCATCATTTTCAGTTTCGGATCGTTTGAAACTTTGCGGACTTCCAGCTCAATATTGCGTTCGTTCAATTTCTTGAATGCGGCAATATCTTTCTCGTCCACCGAAACCGCGTTATTCACCTGGGTTTTACCCTGACGATAAGCCATGCCGCCAATGTTGACGGTGGTGATTTTTACCCCCTCTTCAACGACGCGCAGTACATCCGTCGGGTTGGTGAACAACAGCATCACGCGCTCGCCCGCGTATTTAGGGTTGTTATACACACGCACCATTTTGGCGACGTCAACGACATGTGCCGTCACACCTGGCGGTGCAACCTGAGTCAGCAGGGTTTTACGGACATTATCTGCTGCCACTTCGTCGCTCACGACGATAATACGCGTAACGTTAGTCTCTTTTGTCCAGCGGGTAGCAACCTGGCCATGGATCAGACGGTCATCGATACGGGCAAGCCCGATAACCATATAATCATTGGGTCCCATGGGTTTGGCCGGTGCTGCCGCTTTCGATGCCACAGGAGCAGGTGTGGGTTTTGCCACCGGTTGTGCTTTTAGCGCTTTCACGCCTTCACGTCCGGT
This genomic interval from Kosakonia sacchari SP1 contains the following:
- the manX gene encoding PTS mannose transporter subunit IIAB codes for the protein MTIAIVIGTHGWAAEQLLKTAEMLLGEQENVGWIDFVPGENAETLIEKYNAQLAKLDTGKGVLFLVDTWGGSPFNAASRIVVDKEHYEVIAGVNIPMLVETLMARDDNPTFDELVALAVETGREGVKALKAQPVAKPTPAPVASKAAAPAKPMGPNDYMVIGLARIDDRLIHGQVATRWTKETNVTRIIVVSDEVAADNVRKTLLTQVAPPGVTAHVVDVAKMVRVYNNPKYAGERVMLLFTNPTDVLRVVEEGVKITTVNIGGMAYRQGKTQVNNAVSVDEKDIAAFKKLNERNIELEVRKVSNDPKLKMMDLISKVAK
- the rlmA gene encoding 23S rRNA (guanine(745)-N(1))-methyltransferase, encoding MAFSCPLCHEPLHRRDKSFFCAQRHQFDVAKEGYVNLLPVQHKRSKDPGDSAEMMQARRAFLDAGHYQPLRDAIGDILYARLTPLADAVLDIGCGEGYYTQSFAAIAQQHGAQMLGLDVSKAAIRAAAKRYSAIMFCVASSHRLPFEDGCIDGLVRIYAPCKAQELARVMKPEGIVITASPGPRHLMELKGLIYDEVHLHAENSGDIAGFRLLEQHSLSYEMTLTGQQAVALLQMTPFAWRAKPEVWEKLAAMEQFHCQTDFTIHCLQRES
- a CDS encoding YebO family protein; the encoded protein is MNEVLNSGAINLASIVLSLVVLLVGLVLWFFINRASSRTNEQIELLEALLDQQKRQNALLRRLCESNEPEKDEAVEPVKVKEKGDDDFIRLVAER
- a CDS encoding MFS transporter, whose amino-acid sequence is MDKSSLDGLPIPQRYGAILTIIIGIAMAVLDGAIANVALPTIARDLDASAASSIWIVNAYQIAIVVSLLTLSFLGDMFGYRRVYQYGLVLFTLTSLLCALSDSLLTLTLARVAQGFGGAALMSVNTALIRLIYPHRSLGRGMGINSFVVAVSSAAGPTIAAAILSVASWQWLFLINVPLGILALLLAIKFLPPNATRSAKPKFDLPSAVMNALTFGLLITALSSFAQGQSTTLVLVELVALLFIGSHFVHRQLKLPVPLLPVDLLRIPLFSLSIGTSVCSFCAQMLALVSLPFFLQTVLGRSEVETGLLLTPWPLATMVMAPLAGYLIERVHAGLLGGLGMVMMAGGLFALALLPSAPADIDIIWRMALCGAGFGLFQSPNNHTIITAAPRQRSGGASGMLGTARLLGQSSGAALVALMFNLFETNGTHISLLLAGTLATVAAVISSLRITQPRASE
- a CDS encoding PTS mannose/fructose/sorbose transporter subunit IIC, which produces MEITTLQIVLVFVVACIAGMESILDEFQFHRPLVACTLVGIVLGDMKTGIIIGGTLEMIALGWMNIGAAVAPDAALASIISTILVIGGHQSIGAGIALAIPLAAAGQVLTIIVRTITVGFQHAADKAAETGNLTALSWIHVSSLFLQAMRIAIPAVIVAISVGTSEVQSMLNAIPEVVTSGLNIAGGMIVVVGYAMVINMMRAGYLMPFFYLGFVTAAFTNFNLVSLGVIGAVMAILYIQLSPKYNRSAGGAAPAAGSNDLDNELD
- a CDS encoding MBL fold metallo-hydrolase, coding for MVWKNPWYDSAISHHTPEGFNNSASAAHQLGDVKRWRKERKAAGLPRPPSGGYSAFIEQWWQKADIVGEDDGLWWLGHACMLLRLQGQYLLTDPVFSRRASPVSFAGPQRRTPPALTIADISQLDAILISHNHYDHLDAWTVRALLRRFPNVHFFAPLGLGNWLRRRGAQHVTELDWWQSFIFQGMTYTAVPAQHWSMRTLWDRNRSLWCGWVIESSTQRFWFAGDTGYTPELLTIPQRLGQLDTIALPIGAYAPRWFMAMNHMDPQNAVTLWQQLGAPLAVPIHWGVFELADESLDEPVKELQGVLSETAADNDNFRILKIGQYLPLC
- a CDS encoding YobH family protein; this encodes MRTLIRSVIILALLWIGLLLSGYGVLINSTENAAGLGLKCKYATARGTSTAQYVHSSNGFFGLANCPLLRKSDTVVDHG
- the cspE gene encoding transcription antiterminator/RNA stability regulator CspE, producing the protein MAKIKGQVKWFNESKGFGFITPADGSKDVFVHFSAIQGNGFKTLAEGQNVEFEIQDGQKGPAAVNVTAI
- the kdgR gene encoding DNA-binding transcriptional regulator KdgR, with protein sequence MAIADLDKQPDSVSSVLKVFGILQALGEEREIGITELSQRVMMSKSTVYRFLQTMKSLGYVAQEGESEKYSLTLKLFELGARALQNVDLIRSADIQMRELSRLTKETIHLGALDEDSIVYIHKIDSMYNLRMYSRIGRRNPLYSTAIGKVLLAWRDREEVKQILEGVEYKRSTERTITSTEDLLPMLDIVRQQGYGEDNEEQEEGLRCIGVPVFDRFGVVIAGLSISFPTLRFSEERLHEYVEMLHNAARKISEQMGYNDYPF
- a CDS encoding PTS mannose transporter subunit IID, producing the protein MVDMTKTPTEKKLTQSDIRGVFLRSNLFQGSWNFERMQALGFCFSMVPAIKRLYPENNEARRQAIKRHLEFFNTHPYVAAPVLGVTLAMEEQRANGAEIDDGAINGIKVGLMGPLAGVGDPIFWGTVRPVFAALGAGIAMSGSLLGPLLFFFLFNIVRLVTRYYGVAYGYRKGIDIVKDMGGGFLQKLTEGASILGLFVMGALVNKWTHVNIPLVVSEITDQTGKTNVTTVQTILDQLMPGLVPLLLTFACMWLLRKKVNPLWIIVGFFVIGIVGYAIGLLGL
- the mgrB gene encoding PhoP/PhoQ regulator MgrB — translated: MRKYRWLILAAVLVVCLLLWTQMLNVMCDQDVQFFSGICVINKFIPW
- the mntP gene encoding manganese efflux pump MntP, which translates into the protein MNLSATLLLAFGMSMDAFAASIGKGATLHKPKFSEALRTGLIFGVIETLTPLIGWGLGLLATKFVLEWNHWIAFVLLVFLGGRMVLEGIRGDDDGEAETPHRHGFWLLVTTAIATSLDAMAVGVGLAFLQVNIVATALAIGCTTFIMSTVGIMIGRFIGPMLGKRAEILGGIVLIGIGAQILWSHFAA
- a CDS encoding DUF986 family protein, giving the protein MTITDIVLVLFIAALLAFAIYDEFIMPRRMGTTLLAVPLLRRSRTDGAIFVGLLVILIYNNTANGGSSLTMWLLFALALLGIYLFWIRAPKIIFKMRGFFFANAWIEYSRIKEMNLSEDGVLVMQLEQRRLLIRVRNIDDLEKISAVLLKSQ